The Methylobacterium sp. PvR107 genome contains a region encoding:
- a CDS encoding two-component system VirA-like sensor kinase, whose amino-acid sequence MRLTVQAAVLGVLLAGLLTWLMINGKGEMDAAYVQTQRTTDALALAESRMQHDVLRARTGLLRNYDQIVAHLREMQAALAGIRAASGPDDGEVRALAEAINREAQMVERFKTGNALVQNSIAYFDSLSDRLSEPDIDPWLARAVAALQIRVSELARESSPRRLDDIRARLDALAAVSHPADRGADIAAIVLHGRQLLDLLPQVDTVTRSLPASSSEAARQAFLEARRAAKDERQGRADGFRLALYAAALALVALVVRVGLLMRAGTLVLRRTVAFQFVVAQAANRFLASQPDEISACIGEVLAMIGEGLGVDHSYVLMLDGTEAVYLWSRPGRPQPRDWPEAQRALIPAILAAPDDHFFVETGEGTGPPALLQVLAARGVLSWTCARLRRGERVVGVMCFERTSARPAWLQHSRGLLQIGADSFGAALERQHVWAERREIEATLRRAQRLEAIGIFASGVAHNINNVLNVMLGHAEIAADALPADPHRAARQINLLVQAGGRAHEIAGQILDYGRRGGATQSTSAVDAIVAETVAQIRASTAERAAIRLTGAAQGAVVDGEPAQLQQVVHNLIRNAIQASDPGKAIDVQLERVRLSEGRTLSHGELSPGEHVRIRVADTGRGMDEATLARIFEPFFTTRPAGTGLGLATAFEFVQEQDGAFHVRSAQGVGSVFEVWLPVRPQTEPGVQAAGGTVMIVGGARAAVQEDEETLAALGYEPIGYTDPEAALTALRAEPGRFDLLIVENRPSGPLGLAFARRAARIVDRPIVLSLSAADTVRPEVLSAIPIVDVARRPWRSTALALTLRRHLGSETRGASPRRKAVENRAASR is encoded by the coding sequence ATGAGGCTGACCGTGCAGGCCGCCGTGCTCGGCGTGCTCTTGGCCGGGCTGCTCACGTGGCTCATGATCAACGGCAAGGGCGAGATGGACGCCGCCTACGTGCAGACCCAGCGCACGACCGACGCCCTCGCGCTCGCCGAATCCCGGATGCAGCACGACGTGCTCCGGGCGCGGACCGGGCTCCTGCGCAATTACGATCAGATCGTGGCCCATCTCCGGGAGATGCAGGCGGCGCTCGCCGGCATACGGGCGGCGAGCGGGCCGGACGACGGCGAGGTGCGCGCCCTCGCCGAGGCGATCAACCGGGAGGCGCAGATGGTCGAGCGCTTCAAGACCGGCAACGCCCTCGTGCAGAACTCGATCGCCTATTTCGACTCCCTCAGCGACCGCCTGTCCGAGCCGGACATCGACCCCTGGCTCGCCCGCGCGGTCGCCGCCCTTCAGATCCGGGTCTCGGAACTCGCCCGCGAATCCAGCCCCAGGCGCCTCGACGACATCCGCGCCCGGCTCGACGCCCTGGCGGCGGTCAGCCATCCGGCGGATCGGGGGGCGGACATCGCCGCCATCGTCCTGCACGGGCGTCAGCTCCTCGACCTGCTGCCGCAGGTCGACACCGTCACCCGCTCCCTGCCGGCCTCGTCGAGCGAGGCGGCGCGGCAGGCTTTCCTGGAGGCCCGCCGCGCCGCGAAGGATGAGCGGCAGGGGCGCGCCGACGGGTTCCGCCTCGCGCTCTACGCAGCGGCCCTCGCCCTGGTGGCGCTTGTCGTCCGCGTGGGCCTGCTGATGCGGGCGGGGACCCTCGTCCTGCGCCGGACGGTCGCTTTCCAGTTCGTCGTCGCTCAGGCGGCCAACCGCTTCCTGGCGAGCCAGCCGGACGAAATCTCCGCGTGCATCGGCGAGGTTCTCGCCATGATCGGGGAAGGGTTGGGCGTGGACCACAGCTACGTCCTGATGCTCGACGGGACCGAAGCGGTCTATCTGTGGAGCCGGCCCGGCCGGCCGCAGCCCCGCGACTGGCCCGAGGCGCAGCGCGCCCTGATCCCCGCCATTCTCGCCGCGCCCGACGATCACTTCTTCGTCGAGACCGGAGAGGGGACCGGACCGCCGGCCCTGCTGCAGGTCCTGGCCGCGCGTGGCGTCCTTTCATGGACCTGCGCGCGGCTTCGGCGCGGGGAGCGCGTCGTCGGCGTGATGTGCTTCGAGCGCACCAGCGCGCGGCCGGCCTGGCTGCAGCACTCGCGCGGCCTGCTGCAGATCGGGGCCGACAGCTTCGGAGCCGCCCTGGAGCGTCAGCATGTCTGGGCCGAGCGCCGCGAGATCGAGGCGACCCTCCGGCGCGCGCAGCGCCTCGAAGCGATCGGGATCTTCGCCAGCGGCGTGGCGCACAACATCAACAACGTGCTCAACGTCATGCTCGGCCATGCCGAGATCGCCGCCGACGCCCTGCCGGCCGACCCGCACCGGGCCGCCCGGCAGATCAATCTGCTGGTTCAGGCGGGGGGCCGCGCGCACGAGATCGCGGGGCAGATTCTCGACTACGGTCGTCGGGGCGGTGCGACGCAGAGCACGAGCGCCGTCGATGCGATCGTCGCCGAGACGGTCGCCCAGATCCGGGCCTCGACCGCCGAACGGGCCGCGATCCGCCTGACCGGGGCTGCCCAAGGTGCGGTCGTCGACGGCGAGCCGGCGCAGCTGCAGCAGGTGGTCCATAACCTGATCCGCAACGCCATCCAGGCTTCCGACCCGGGCAAGGCGATCGACGTGCAGCTCGAACGCGTCCGCCTGTCCGAGGGGAGGACGCTCTCGCACGGTGAGCTATCCCCCGGCGAACACGTCCGGATCCGCGTGGCCGATACCGGCCGCGGGATGGACGAGGCCACGCTCGCGCGGATCTTCGAACCGTTCTTCACCACCCGTCCGGCCGGCACCGGCCTCGGGCTCGCCACCGCCTTCGAGTTTGTCCAGGAACAGGACGGCGCCTTCCATGTTCGCAGTGCGCAGGGGGTGGGCAGCGTGTTCGAGGTGTGGTTGCCCGTACGCCCGCAGACCGAGCCCGGTGTCCAGGCCGCCGGCGGCACCGTGATGATCGTCGGCGGTGCGCGCGCCGCGGTGCAGGAGGATGAAGAGACGCTCGCGGCCTTGGGCTACGAGCCGATCGGCTACACGGACCCGGAAGCGGCGCTGACGGCCCTGCGCGCGGAGCCAGGGCGCTTCGATCTGCTGATCGTCGAGAACCGGCCGTCGGGCCCTTTGGGCCTCGCCTTCGCCCGCCGCGCCGCCCGGATCGTGGATCGTCCGATCGTGCTCTCGCTCTCGGCTGCGGACACGGTCAGGCCGGAGGTTCTCTCAGCCATCCCGATTGTCGACGTGGCCCGCCGACCATGGCGTTCGACCGCCCTAGCACTCACGCTGCGGCGACATCTGGGCTCCGAGACGCGCGGCGCATCGCCTCGGCGCAAGGCGGTCGAGAACCGGGCGGCGTCGCGGTAG
- a CDS encoding cytochrome-c peroxidase, which yields MAPPRLARSRAAALAAGLVGSALAILPPLAQEQPVGSPLTADAVEALDVITPVPSSLGADPDRVALGRMLFSDTRLSRRGDRACISCHDIRSNGASAVARNLTTDGTPVPRNTPTAFNAALSFRLGWAGDIPTLHDQAELALTRAEFLGGSWPRILDTVHGDPVLAALFQAAYGHAADREAVIDAINSFERSLLTPDSRFDRWLRGDVDAITQAERAGYALFRGIGCAACHQGVNVGGNLFEKVGIFVTIPNKSAEVLRVPSLRNVAVTAPYFDDGGVATLPEAVRLMARAQLGRELTASQTASIVAFLGTLTGSYAGRPLTAPNAPGAAPQP from the coding sequence GTGGCCCCACCGCGCCTCGCCCGTTCCCGCGCGGCGGCTCTCGCGGCCGGCCTCGTTGGCAGCGCCCTGGCCATCCTGCCGCCTCTCGCCCAGGAGCAGCCGGTCGGCAGCCCGCTGACCGCCGACGCCGTGGAAGCGCTGGACGTCATCACGCCCGTCCCGAGCAGCCTCGGGGCGGATCCCGACCGGGTCGCCCTGGGCCGGATGCTGTTTTCCGACACCCGGCTGTCGCGCCGGGGCGACCGGGCCTGCATCAGCTGCCACGACATCCGCAGCAACGGGGCGAGCGCCGTCGCCCGGAACCTCACCACCGATGGCACGCCGGTGCCGCGCAACACGCCCACGGCCTTCAACGCGGCGCTGAGCTTCCGTTTGGGCTGGGCCGGCGACATCCCGACCCTGCACGATCAGGCCGAACTCGCCCTAACGCGGGCGGAATTCCTGGGCGGCTCCTGGCCCCGGATCCTCGACACGGTCCACGGCGACCCGGTGCTCGCCGCGCTCTTCCAGGCCGCCTACGGCCACGCGGCCGACCGGGAGGCGGTGATCGACGCGATCAACAGCTTCGAGCGCAGCCTGCTCACCCCGGACAGCCGCTTCGACCGCTGGCTGCGCGGCGACGTCGACGCCATCACCCAGGCGGAGCGGGCGGGCTACGCCCTGTTCCGGGGGATCGGCTGCGCGGCCTGCCACCAGGGCGTCAATGTCGGCGGCAACCTGTTCGAGAAGGTCGGGATCTTCGTCACGATCCCCAACAAGTCCGCCGAGGTGCTGCGGGTGCCGAGCCTGCGCAACGTCGCGGTCACGGCGCCGTACTTCGACGATGGCGGCGTCGCCACGCTCCCCGAGGCGGTGCGGCTCATGGCCCGGGCGCAGCTCGGCCGGGAGCTGACGGCGTCGCAGACCGCCTCGATCGTGGCGTTCCTCGGGACGCTCACCGGCTCCTATGCGGGACGCCCGCTCACGGCTCCGAACGCGCCCGGCGCCGCGCCGCAGCCATGA
- a CDS encoding response regulator produces the protein MIEPSLDRGQGRSARPGATRILLIEDDAGMQRIVSDHFADHDVDVTPAINRAEAEKRLAEDDFDLVVLDLRLGSENGLDLLRDLRARSDLPVIITTGHRRDEIDRVIGLELGADDYLVKPYGLRELLARVRVILRRAEVAPAPARVQDSHRSRFDGWVLDRRRRRLANPAGADVALSKGEYALLVAFLDAPQRPLSREQLLQATRVHEDVFDRSIDVQILRLRRKLEADPSAPRLIVTERGIGYVFAAPVEKL, from the coding sequence ATGATCGAACCCAGTCTGGATCGGGGTCAGGGTCGGAGCGCGCGTCCCGGCGCGACGCGCATCCTCCTCATCGAGGACGATGCCGGCATGCAGCGCATCGTCTCGGACCATTTTGCCGACCACGACGTCGACGTCACCCCGGCGATCAACCGGGCGGAGGCGGAGAAGCGGCTCGCGGAGGATGATTTCGACCTCGTTGTGCTCGACCTGCGGCTGGGCTCGGAGAACGGTCTCGACCTGCTGCGCGACCTGCGCGCCCGGAGCGACCTGCCGGTGATTATCACCACCGGCCACCGCCGGGACGAGATCGACCGGGTGATCGGCCTCGAACTCGGCGCCGACGATTACCTCGTCAAACCCTACGGGCTGCGCGAGCTGCTCGCGCGGGTGCGGGTCATCCTGCGCCGGGCCGAGGTCGCGCCCGCCCCGGCCCGGGTTCAGGATTCCCATCGCAGCCGCTTCGACGGCTGGGTGCTCGACCGGCGCCGGAGGCGACTTGCCAACCCCGCCGGCGCGGATGTCGCGCTGAGCAAGGGCGAGTACGCCCTGCTGGTGGCCTTCCTCGACGCGCCCCAGCGCCCGCTGAGCCGCGAGCAGCTCCTGCAGGCCACGCGCGTCCACGAGGACGTGTTCGACCGCAGCATCGACGTCCAGATCCTGCGGCTGCGCCGCAAGCTGGAGGCGGACCCGAGCGCGCCGCGCCTGATCGTCACCGAGCGCGGCATCGGCTACGTCTTCGCCGCGCCGGTCGAGAAGCTGTAG
- a CDS encoding glycosyltransferase, which yields MSLHVLCISWGTTGNLSPVLTAARQLHRAGHRPRVMADPSMRGEVEAAGFPFIGWRRAPTGTDADPADFSDLADWLRQTMFAPAGTYAADTLDEIRRLPTDAVLSLDLLPGCALAAEAANLPHAVLSPHISIRPLPGMPPAASGLAPPRNAEERAVVDAATDAIVSAMEQGRPALNAARRAFGLPPVASAFAHFERADRVLLAVSRTFDFDTEALPANYRYIGPLLDEPGWCRGALTAWPEARRPRILVAGSTGAQNQTDLLRRVARALGTVEAQTVLTTGPHVGAKDLAAPDSIRVVAAASHDALMAEADLVVCQGGHGTVSRALLHGAPLLVIPLARDQADNAARIALRGAGLHLAAGASEAEIAAAARRILAEPGFRTAARALGAAVRADLDAAGLVREIEGMTASHRGAVRAGDRHWA from the coding sequence ATGTCGCTCCATGTCCTCTGCATCTCGTGGGGAACCACGGGCAATCTCAGCCCCGTGCTGACGGCGGCCCGGCAACTGCACCGGGCGGGGCACCGACCGCGCGTCATGGCCGACCCTTCGATGCGCGGCGAGGTCGAGGCGGCGGGCTTCCCGTTCATCGGGTGGCGCCGGGCGCCGACCGGGACCGATGCCGACCCGGCCGACTTCTCGGATCTGGCCGATTGGCTGCGCCAGACCATGTTCGCGCCGGCGGGGACCTACGCGGCCGACACGCTCGACGAGATCCGCCGCCTTCCCACCGACGCCGTCCTGAGCCTCGATCTGCTGCCCGGCTGCGCCCTGGCGGCCGAGGCGGCCAACCTGCCGCACGCGGTCCTGTCGCCGCATATCAGCATCCGCCCGCTGCCCGGCATGCCGCCCGCCGCGAGCGGCCTGGCGCCGCCGCGGAATGCCGAGGAGCGGGCCGTAGTGGACGCGGCAACCGACGCGATCGTGTCGGCGATGGAGCAGGGTCGGCCGGCGCTCAATGCCGCGCGGCGTGCCTTCGGGCTGCCGCCGGTCGCCAGCGCGTTCGCCCATTTCGAGCGCGCCGACCGCGTCCTCCTGGCCGTCAGCCGCACCTTCGATTTCGACACCGAGGCGCTTCCCGCCAATTACCGCTACATCGGCCCCCTGCTCGACGAGCCGGGCTGGTGCCGCGGGGCGCTGACCGCATGGCCCGAGGCGCGCCGGCCGCGGATCCTCGTCGCCGGCAGCACCGGCGCGCAGAACCAGACCGACCTCCTGCGGCGGGTCGCGCGGGCGCTCGGGACGGTGGAGGCCCAGACCGTCCTGACCACCGGCCCCCATGTCGGGGCGAAGGACCTCGCCGCCCCGGACTCCATCCGGGTCGTGGCGGCCGCCTCCCATGACGCCCTCATGGCGGAAGCCGATCTGGTGGTGTGCCAGGGCGGTCACGGCACCGTCAGCCGGGCACTTCTGCACGGCGCGCCGCTGCTGGTGATCCCGCTCGCCCGCGACCAGGCCGACAACGCCGCCCGCATCGCCCTGCGCGGCGCCGGTCTGCACCTGGCCGCCGGGGCGAGCGAGGCCGAGATCGCAGCGGCCGCCCGCCGGATTCTGGCGGAACCGGGTTTCCGCACCGCCGCCAGGGCCCTCGGCGCGGCCGTGCGGGCGGATCTCGACGCGGCCGGGCTCGTCCGCGAGATCGAGGGGATGACGGCGTCGCATCGGGGCGCCGTCCGGGCCGGAGATCGGCATTGGGCCTGA
- a CDS encoding Bcr/CflA family efflux MFS transporter, with protein sequence MGLIRAAAVPAHPRIRAGSAAFSALLGLLAALPTFGIDMILPSLSDTAAALNVPPSAMGAAIGAYLLGLGGALLVYGPASDRLGRKPAIACGCLLLIGGSLGCGAARTLPDFLLFRTLQGIGAAGPGMAVLAMVRDLFEGEAARTRMSFVVLTINVVPMLAPTVGAGLMDLGGWRLIHAAPIAAALVALAAIRHIDEPLRRVAAPGPAATGILRGYGRILASRAFLGYALCNAAAAGAVFAYITGSALVFIDALGFRPLTYGLVFGASSLSVMSGAFLNGRLAAWSIDPSRVIGAGLALATTAAALLLGAALAWPPAAPPVIAAMVCVALAFGLVSPNAMHGATELSPDAAGAASAVAVFLQMGGAALASDLVARFFDGRSALSMAAVMLGCSLAATAAQAGLTRPADRRSPLSTPSPQHGETA encoded by the coding sequence TTGGGCCTGATCCGGGCCGCCGCCGTGCCGGCGCATCCCCGAATCCGCGCCGGCTCGGCCGCCTTCTCGGCGCTGCTCGGGCTGCTGGCGGCGCTCCCCACCTTCGGGATCGACATGATCCTGCCGAGCCTGTCGGACACGGCCGCCGCGCTCAATGTCCCGCCCTCCGCGATGGGCGCGGCCATCGGCGCCTACCTGCTCGGCCTCGGGGGCGCGCTGCTGGTCTACGGTCCGGCCTCGGACCGGCTGGGCCGCAAGCCCGCCATCGCCTGCGGCTGCCTCCTCCTGATCGGCGGCAGCCTCGGCTGCGGCGCGGCCCGGACGCTGCCGGACTTCCTGCTGTTCCGGACCCTCCAGGGCATCGGCGCCGCAGGCCCGGGCATGGCGGTCCTCGCGATGGTGCGCGACCTGTTCGAGGGCGAGGCGGCGCGCACCCGGATGTCGTTCGTCGTCCTCACGATCAACGTGGTGCCGATGCTGGCCCCGACGGTGGGCGCAGGGCTGATGGATCTCGGCGGCTGGCGCCTGATCCACGCCGCGCCGATCGCCGCCGCCCTGGTGGCGCTGGCGGCGATCCGGCACATCGACGAGCCCCTGCGGCGCGTCGCGGCGCCTGGGCCGGCGGCGACCGGGATCCTGCGCGGCTACGGCCGGATCCTGGCGAGCCGGGCCTTCCTCGGCTACGCCCTGTGCAACGCCGCGGCGGCGGGCGCGGTCTTCGCCTACATCACCGGCTCGGCGCTGGTGTTCATCGACGCCCTCGGCTTCCGTCCGCTGACCTACGGGCTGGTCTTCGGGGCGAGCTCCCTGTCGGTGATGAGCGGCGCGTTCCTGAACGGCCGCCTCGCGGCCTGGAGCATCGACCCGTCTCGGGTGATCGGCGCCGGTCTCGCCCTGGCGACGACCGCCGCGGCGCTCCTCCTCGGTGCCGCCCTGGCCTGGCCTCCCGCGGCCCCGCCGGTGATCGCCGCGATGGTCTGTGTCGCCCTGGCCTTCGGCCTCGTCTCGCCGAACGCCATGCACGGCGCCACGGAACTCAGCCCGGACGCGGCGGGCGCGGCGAGCGCCGTCGCGGTCTTCCTGCAGATGGGCGGCGCGGCCCTCGCGAGCGACCTCGTGGCCCGGTTCTTCGACGGGCGGTCCGCCCTGTCGATGGCCGCCGTGATGCTCGGATGCAGCCTCGCCGCGACCGCTGCCCAAGCCGGCCTCACGCGGCCGGCCGACCGGCGATCGCCCCTCTCAACCCCCTCCCCCCAACACGGAGAAACCGCATGA
- a CDS encoding alpha/beta fold hydrolase: MMFDPPPWQPVHLTRDGAKLAHIEAGPLTPEGQPLLLINGWTGDHGIFTPQIRHFAKTRRVVAVDLRGHGASDAPEQDYTMAGFADDIAWQCRTLGLVKPVVIGHSLGGAVALELCGRHPALAAGLVMIDTIVLPSPDAAGSPEIEGLLAGVGGPDYRAVVREMAWAIGCDYDHPARRQALFDTFVLGPCLKTPQHVASSALRDMIRHHDPVPAARACRIPMAYISADVPLVEAARDLDRLRELCPQLVTAKTLLAGHFNTIEVAEQVNPMIERFLAVGLRTRGR; the protein is encoded by the coding sequence ATGATGTTCGACCCGCCCCCGTGGCAGCCCGTCCACCTGACGCGCGACGGCGCCAAGCTCGCCCATATCGAGGCCGGACCGCTCACGCCCGAGGGGCAACCGCTGCTGTTGATCAACGGCTGGACCGGCGATCACGGCATCTTCACGCCGCAGATCCGGCACTTCGCGAAGACCCGCCGCGTCGTGGCGGTGGACCTGCGCGGTCACGGCGCCAGCGATGCGCCGGAGCAGGACTACACGATGGCGGGCTTCGCCGACGACATCGCGTGGCAATGCCGGACCCTGGGCCTGGTGAAGCCGGTCGTCATCGGCCACAGCCTCGGCGGCGCGGTGGCCCTCGAGCTGTGCGGCCGCCATCCGGCGCTCGCCGCCGGTCTCGTGATGATCGACACGATCGTCCTGCCGTCACCGGACGCAGCCGGCAGCCCCGAGATCGAGGGGCTGCTGGCGGGCGTCGGCGGCCCGGATTACCGGGCGGTCGTGCGCGAGATGGCCTGGGCGATCGGCTGCGACTACGACCACCCGGCGCGGCGGCAGGCGCTGTTCGACACGTTCGTCCTCGGCCCCTGCCTGAAGACACCGCAGCATGTGGCCTCTTCGGCGCTCCGCGACATGATCCGGCACCACGATCCGGTGCCGGCAGCGCGTGCCTGCCGGATCCCCATGGCCTACATCTCGGCGGACGTGCCCCTGGTCGAGGCGGCGCGCGACCTCGACCGGCTGCGCGAACTCTGCCCGCAGCTCGTCACCGCCAAGACGCTGCTCGCGGGCCACTTCAACACGATCGAGGTGGCCGAGCAGGTCAACCCGATGATCGAGCGCTTCCTGGCGGTCGGCCTGAGGACCCGCGGGCGATAG
- a CDS encoding cytochrome P450: MNGTDDPTRHGSRSELPDGVPTLTVAELEADPHGVFRVWRPRLPLVGHEVAGFLVLRARDVDLLMRDPRAQATETLYPETRGIPEGRLFDIFAHGMLTANGAIHRRRRSPFTRTFAARMIEGLRPRIRAAAESLVRDVLAEDAVDLVARYTALIPAQTIADILGLPRDDIPRFTRLAYEVSRVLSFTFGPEDIPDLEAAALALQDYVRAILEARRSSPQDDFLSRFLAEADAAGELTPQEVVVQLVQMIIGGTDTTRVAGAMQVALLLQHPEQWAAVRDDPGLIPAAVAESLRYEPSVGSAGRVAREDIALDGHVMPAGSMILLSTLSALRDKAVYAHPDTFDIRRADLPRLHPIFGGGAHRCIGEALARIELEEGLGALMRLAPDLRLTGAMPVIQGHSGIRRIDALRVAA, from the coding sequence ATGAACGGAACCGATGACCCGACGCGTCACGGCAGCCGGTCCGAGCTTCCGGACGGCGTCCCGACGCTGACGGTGGCGGAGCTGGAGGCCGATCCGCACGGCGTGTTCCGCGTCTGGCGGCCCCGCTTGCCCCTCGTCGGCCACGAGGTCGCGGGCTTCCTCGTGCTCCGTGCCCGCGATGTCGACCTGCTGATGCGCGACCCCCGCGCCCAGGCGACGGAGACGCTCTATCCGGAGACGCGCGGGATCCCGGAAGGCAGGCTGTTCGACATCTTCGCGCACGGGATGCTCACCGCCAACGGAGCCATCCATCGCCGGCGCCGCTCGCCCTTCACCCGCACCTTCGCGGCCCGGATGATCGAAGGCTTGCGCCCCCGGATCCGCGCGGCCGCGGAGAGCCTCGTCCGGGACGTGCTGGCGGAGGACGCGGTCGACCTCGTCGCGCGCTACACCGCCCTGATCCCGGCCCAGACCATCGCCGACATCCTCGGCCTGCCGCGCGATGACATCCCGCGCTTCACGCGGCTCGCCTACGAGGTCTCCCGGGTGCTGAGCTTCACTTTCGGACCGGAGGACATCCCGGATCTCGAGGCGGCGGCGCTCGCGCTGCAGGATTACGTGCGCGCGATCCTCGAGGCGCGCCGGTCGTCGCCCCAGGACGATTTCCTGTCCCGCTTCCTGGCGGAGGCCGATGCGGCGGGCGAACTCACGCCGCAGGAGGTGGTCGTCCAGCTCGTGCAGATGATCATCGGCGGCACCGACACGACCCGGGTCGCCGGCGCGATGCAGGTGGCGCTGCTGCTGCAGCATCCCGAGCAATGGGCGGCGGTGCGCGACGATCCCGGCCTGATCCCGGCCGCGGTGGCCGAGTCGCTCCGGTACGAGCCGAGCGTCGGCTCCGCCGGACGGGTCGCCCGGGAGGATATTGCGCTCGACGGGCATGTCATGCCGGCCGGGAGCATGATCCTGCTCTCGACGCTGTCGGCGCTGCGGGACAAAGCGGTCTACGCGCATCCCGACACGTTCGACATCCGGCGCGCCGACCTTCCGCGCCTGCATCCGATCTTCGGCGGCGGCGCGCACCGGTGCATCGGCGAGGCCCTGGCCCGAATCGAGCTGGAAGAGGGCCTGGGCGCCCTGATGCGCCTCGCCCCTGACCTGCGCCTGACAGGCGCGATGCCGGTCATCCAGGGCCACAGCGGCATCCGCCGCATCGATGCGCTGCGGGTCGCCGCCTAG
- a CDS encoding glycosyltransferase has protein sequence MKVLLCSTPATGHLNPLLAIARMLVDDGHDVMVLSGSSFRDRITAAGARFMALPGKADFDGRDLRAVVPELAQIPPGLDWLRVAMERIFVDRIPDQYRGLREALRAFPAAVVIGDDMYFGALPLLLGPRAERPAVVLCGTSFLHCTRPDKAPAFMGLPPAESPEQETAYGRIAEAYDAAVDRPVGLSLAAVLAELGLAAPPWPLFDAVVRLADTYLQLTVPSFEYPFAMPPAVRFIGALPIVPDQAALPSWAGDLDGTRKVVLVTQGTVANHDFGLLVAPALQALAGEPDILTVVTAGGRGLDAIPGPIPANARLAPYLPFEWLLPRIDAMVTNGGYGSVNQALSFGIPLVAAGLTEDKADVNARIAWSGAGIDLATNAPTPAAIRQAVRTVLDAPGHRRAAQRLAAAFAAYDAKAEILRLLSQYGGGGHVRSAA, from the coding sequence ATGAAGGTCCTCCTCTGCTCGACGCCCGCCACCGGGCATCTCAACCCCCTTCTGGCTATCGCCCGCATGCTGGTCGATGACGGCCACGACGTCATGGTCCTGTCGGGCTCCTCCTTCCGCGACCGCATCACCGCGGCGGGTGCCCGCTTCATGGCCCTGCCGGGCAAGGCGGATTTCGACGGTCGCGACCTCCGCGCCGTCGTGCCCGAACTGGCTCAGATCCCGCCCGGGCTGGATTGGCTGCGCGTCGCCATGGAGCGGATCTTCGTCGATCGGATCCCCGACCAGTACCGGGGCCTGCGCGAGGCGCTGCGGGCCTTTCCCGCCGCGGTGGTGATCGGTGACGACATGTACTTCGGCGCCCTGCCGCTGCTGCTCGGGCCGCGCGCGGAGCGGCCCGCCGTCGTCCTGTGCGGCACCTCGTTCCTCCACTGCACACGCCCCGACAAAGCCCCGGCGTTCATGGGCCTCCCGCCGGCGGAGTCACCGGAGCAGGAGACGGCCTATGGGCGGATCGCCGAGGCCTACGATGCGGCGGTCGATCGGCCGGTCGGGCTGAGCCTCGCCGCCGTTCTGGCGGAGCTCGGCCTGGCCGCGCCGCCCTGGCCGCTGTTCGACGCGGTCGTCCGGCTCGCCGACACCTACCTGCAGCTCACCGTTCCGAGCTTCGAATACCCGTTCGCGATGCCGCCGGCGGTGCGCTTCATCGGAGCCCTGCCGATCGTCCCGGATCAGGCGGCGCTCCCGTCCTGGGCCGGCGATCTCGACGGCACCCGCAAGGTCGTGCTCGTCACGCAGGGCACGGTCGCGAACCACGATTTCGGCCTGCTCGTCGCCCCGGCCCTCCAGGCTCTCGCCGGTGAGCCCGACATCCTGACCGTGGTGACGGCGGGCGGGCGGGGGCTCGACGCCATCCCGGGCCCGATCCCCGCCAATGCGCGGCTCGCGCCGTACCTGCCGTTCGAGTGGCTGCTGCCCCGGATCGACGCCATGGTGACCAATGGCGGCTATGGGAGCGTCAACCAGGCGCTGAGCTTCGGGATCCCGCTCGTCGCCGCCGGACTCACCGAGGACAAGGCCGACGTGAATGCCCGCATCGCGTGGTCGGGGGCGGGGATCGACCTCGCCACGAACGCGCCGACGCCGGCGGCGATCCGGCAGGCGGTCCGGACTGTGCTCGACGCGCCCGGCCACCGCCGGGCGGCGCAGCGCCTCGCCGCCGCGTTCGCCGCGTACGACGCGAAGGCCGAGATCCTGCGGCTCCTGTCCCAATACGGCGGAGGCGGTCACGTGCGCAGCGCCGCCTGA